A genomic stretch from Physeter macrocephalus isolate SW-GA chromosome 12, ASM283717v5, whole genome shotgun sequence includes:
- the ZNF892 gene encoding zinc finger protein 892 produces the protein MEPKGRGSLSENSDLPHAGNPKENGLTTVLLTPAYQESMIRDMAEALTQWGQLNTPQGDVPEKHRNLVLLGLPISKPDVISQLECGEELEREVTKAASPDWDTGLECKELTPDQDISEEESAPVNTGVLIERFPKESSSECEDSLESQQENHEKHLIQEAVPQKKPSGERSYQCDGFGRNFSRRTLLVQQQGERRHNCESFKKNLKQNSDLMKHEKICAEKKPWKCNECEKAFSYYSAFVLHQRIHTGEKPYECNECGKAFSQSIHLTLHQRIHTGEKPYKCHECGKAFSHRSALIRHHIIHTGEKPYECSACGKAFNQSSYLTQHQRIHTGEKPYECNECGKAFSQSTFLTQHQVIHTGEKPYKCNECRKAFSDRSGLIQHQRTHTGERPYECNECGKAFGYCSALTQHQRTHTGEKPYKCNDCAKAFSDRSALIRHQRTHTGEKPYKCKDCGKAFSQSSSLTKHQKTHTGEKPYKCKECGKAFSQSSSLSQHQKTHSGGKTKEYGKAFSEHSAFGQQKRIHTG, from the exons GAGTCGATGATCAGGGATATGGCTGAGGCTCTCACCCAGTGGGGGCAGCTGAACACTCCTCAAGGAGATGTGCCTGAGAAGCATAGGAATCTGGTCTTGCTGG GGCTTCCAATTTCCAAGCCTGATGTAATCTCTCAGTTGGAGtgtggggaggagctggagagagaagtCACAAAAGCAGCTAGTCCAG actGGGATACAGGACTGGAATGCAAGGAGCTAACTCCAGATCAGGACATTTCTGAAGAAGAATCAGCCCCTGTTAACACCGGGGTGTTAATAGAGAGATTTCCAAAGGAAAGTTCCAGTGAATGTGAGGATTCTTTAGAGAGTCAGCAGGAAAACCATGAGAAACATTTAATACAAGAGGCTGTCCCTCAGAAGAAACCTTCTGGGGAGAGAAGTTACCAGTGTGATGGATTTGGAAGAAATTTTAGTCGGAGGACATTACTTGTTCAGCAGCAAGGAGAGCGACGACACAATTGTGagtcttttaaaaagaacttgAAACAAAATTCAGATCTAATGAAACATGAGAAAATTTGTGCAGAAAAGAAGCCTTGGAAGTGTAATGAGTGTGAAAAGGCCTTTAGTTACTACTCAGCTTTTGTCttacatcagagaattcacacaggagaaaaaccctacgaatgtaatgaatgtggtaAAGCCTTTAGTCAGAGCATACACCTTACTCTACACCAGAGAATTCATACgggagagaaaccttacaaatgtcacgaatgtgggaaagccttcagtcaCCGCTCAGCCCTTATTCGGCATCATATAATCCAtactggggagaaaccctatgaatgcagTGCATGTGGGAAGGCCTTTAATCAGAGTTCATACCTCACTCAACATCAgcgaattcatactggagagaaaccttatgagtgtaatgaatgtgggaaggccttcagccAAAGCACATTCCTTACCCAGCATCAGGTcattcacactggagaaaaaccctataAGTGTAATGAATGTAGGAAAGCTTTTAGTGATCGTTCAGGCCTTATTCAGCACCAGAGAACTCATACTGGGGAGAGGCCTTATgagtgtaatgaatgtgggaaagcctttggCTACTGTTCAGCCCTGACTCAACACCAGAGAactcacactggggagaaaccctaCAAATGCAATGATTGTGCCAAAGCCTTCAGTGACCGCTCAGCCCTTATTCGTCATCAGAGAacacacactggagagaaaccttacaagtGTAAGGATtgtggaaaagctttcagccAGAGCTCATCTCTTACAAAGCATCAGAAaactcacactggagaaaaaccttataagtgtaaggaatgtggaaaagctttcagccAGAGTTCATCCCTTTCTCAACATCAGAAAACTCATTCTGGAGGGAAAACCAAGGAATATGGGAAAGCCTTTAGTGAGCATTCAGCCTTTGGCCAGCAaaagagaattcatactggataA